One genomic segment of Gemmatimonadaceae bacterium includes these proteins:
- a CDS encoding MFS transporter has product MFKKLLILIITAFVDMVGLLMILPLMPFYARTLGASALMVTLLIISFTAAQLVSAPMWGRFSDRYGRRPALLIGLGAAAVAYVVFAFANSLWLLLLSRVVQGAGGGTVGVIQAYVADATEPKSRAKALGWLSAATNVGVALGPPLGSLALLAGRSGPGLAAAALCIINMVFAWKYLRESREVHAGTHLQKAKGASRAAIAYVVTHAREPGPRLIWIYAIAMGAFSGMSAILALFLMDRFGITERRIWIFFTYIGTISVVTRAGVLGWAVERFGEAQLSRIGLVLLSTGLLAFPFVDNYALLALVIACIPVGTAFTFPCVTSLLSRVIPATERGLYMGVQQAYGGIARVVIPLWAGFSYDQFGKDVPFITSAILVLGTLFIGLGVDDGRKVRAPPDVAGEAAV; this is encoded by the coding sequence GTGTTCAAGAAGCTCCTGATCCTCATCATCACGGCATTCGTGGACATGGTGGGGCTCCTGATGATCCTCCCACTGATGCCCTTCTACGCGCGGACGCTGGGTGCGAGCGCGCTGATGGTGACGCTGCTGATCATATCGTTTACGGCCGCTCAGCTCGTGAGCGCGCCGATGTGGGGACGGTTTTCGGACCGTTACGGCCGACGCCCTGCGCTGCTCATCGGACTCGGCGCCGCGGCTGTTGCATATGTCGTGTTTGCGTTCGCGAATTCCCTCTGGCTGCTTCTGCTCTCGCGGGTGGTGCAGGGGGCCGGTGGCGGGACCGTTGGCGTAATTCAGGCTTACGTTGCCGATGCAACCGAGCCCAAGTCGCGCGCGAAAGCACTCGGGTGGCTCTCGGCCGCAACGAATGTGGGAGTCGCGCTCGGCCCGCCGCTTGGTTCGCTCGCGCTCCTTGCGGGCCGTTCGGGTCCCGGGCTCGCGGCCGCAGCGCTTTGCATCATCAACATGGTGTTCGCGTGGAAGTATCTTCGCGAGTCGCGCGAGGTGCACGCGGGAACGCATCTGCAGAAGGCAAAGGGTGCGTCGCGCGCAGCGATTGCGTACGTAGTGACACACGCACGCGAGCCCGGTCCACGTTTGATCTGGATTTACGCAATCGCGATGGGTGCGTTCTCGGGAATGTCGGCGATTCTCGCGTTGTTCCTGATGGACCGCTTCGGCATCACGGAGCGCCGGATCTGGATTTTCTTCACCTACATCGGAACGATTTCGGTAGTTACACGAGCGGGTGTGCTCGGATGGGCGGTAGAGCGGTTTGGCGAAGCGCAGCTTTCCCGAATCGGCCTCGTATTGCTTTCCACGGGTTTGCTCGCCTTTCCCTTTGTGGACAACTACGCACTGCTCGCGCTCGTCATCGCCTGCATTCCCGTTGGAACGGCGTTCACGTTTCCCTGCGTAACGTCGTTGCTCTCGCGGGTAATTCCGGCGACGGAGCGCGGTCTATACATGGGCGTCCAGCAGGCATATGGTGGCATAGCGAGAGTCGTCATACCGCTGTGGGCGGGATTTTCCTACGACCAATTCGGCAAGGACGTACCGTTCATCACTTCCGCGATCCTCGTCCTCGGGACTCTCTTCATCGGCCTGGGCGTCGACGACGGCAGAAAGGTCAGGGCGCCACCGGATGTTGCCGGAGAAGCGGCGGTCTAG
- a CDS encoding ABC transporter permease — translation MNPFTFLTQMLRIAIPYLFAASGGVIAERAGIISLALEGFMLTGAFTATLGAYYTGSVWIGVLCGILGGLAIGLIHAVATIRFRADQVVVGIAINLLAIGVTRFFLKLAFDSSSNSPRISGFTARQGAFGFDNPLLWMGLLTAPVLAFLLYRTRFGLRVRAVGEHPEAAESVGIRVKAVRYAAVALSGILAGLGGVYLALDQHQFTDQMTAGRGFIAVAAVIFGRWDPVRAALACLLFAAAETLQIQLQGNQIIASQFIEMIPYLLTIIALAGVVGRAVPPAALGKTGQ, via the coding sequence ATGAACCCGTTCACGTTCCTGACGCAGATGCTTCGCATCGCGATACCGTACCTGTTTGCGGCGAGCGGGGGCGTGATCGCAGAGCGCGCGGGAATAATCAGCCTCGCGCTCGAGGGGTTCATGCTCACCGGTGCGTTCACGGCAACGCTGGGCGCGTACTACACCGGCAGTGTGTGGATTGGAGTGCTGTGCGGGATTCTCGGCGGGCTCGCCATCGGGTTGATCCATGCCGTTGCGACAATTCGCTTCCGAGCCGATCAAGTCGTGGTTGGAATCGCGATAAATCTTCTTGCGATCGGAGTTACGCGCTTCTTTCTCAAATTGGCCTTCGACAGCTCGTCGAATTCTCCTCGCATCAGTGGATTCACGGCGCGTCAAGGCGCTTTTGGGTTCGATAATCCGCTCCTCTGGATGGGCCTGCTCACTGCACCGGTGCTCGCGTTCCTGCTCTACCGCACGCGATTCGGACTCAGGGTGCGCGCGGTAGGCGAACATCCCGAGGCTGCCGAGAGCGTCGGGATCCGTGTGAAGGCCGTCCGGTATGCAGCCGTTGCTCTCTCGGGCATACTGGCAGGTCTCGGCGGTGTTTACCTCGCGCTCGACCAGCATCAGTTCACCGATCAGATGACCGCAGGGCGAGGCTTCATCGCGGTTGCCGCCGTAATCTTCGGGCGTTGGGACCCGGTGCGCGCGGCGCTCGCGTGTCTGCTCTTTGCCGCCGCGGAGACTCTTCAGATCCAGCTTCAGGGAAATCAGATCATCGCGTCGCAGTTCATCGAAATGATCCCCTACCTCCTCACGATCATCGCACTGGCCGGAGTAGTCGGACGGGCAGTGCCTCCTGCGGCGCTGGGCAAAACGGGGCAGTAG
- a CDS encoding ABC transporter permease, translating into MTSRFREQLEEALFPPVVALFVALICGDILIMSYGQSPAHVYGLLLEGTWGNAYGFGQVIYKTTTLTFTGLAVSLGIRAGLFNVGAESQLAAGGFLAAIAGLILSPVIPGAIAIPLCMLAAALGGGIVGAIPGFLRVRFGAHEVIVTIMLNFVILALLNWIVATRLHVPETLHTPEIHAGSIPRLDELISAFHGSAANLTIIVAILAAVVVSFFLFRTRHGYELRAVGLQPDAAEYGGVNVGGVWFRALTLSGAIAGLGGINYVLGYKHYYEDGFAGGSGFLGIAVALVGRNHPLGVILAALFFATLSQGGLAIHAVVPKQMVEVLQGVVILAVAMSVPEVRRALQQARKPARA; encoded by the coding sequence ATGACATCGCGTTTTCGAGAGCAGCTCGAAGAAGCTCTTTTCCCTCCTGTAGTCGCGCTCTTCGTCGCGCTCATCTGCGGCGACATCCTGATCATGAGCTACGGCCAGTCGCCCGCCCACGTCTACGGGCTGCTTCTCGAGGGAACCTGGGGCAACGCTTACGGCTTCGGTCAGGTGATCTACAAGACCACCACGCTGACTTTTACCGGTCTCGCGGTGTCGCTGGGAATCCGTGCTGGCCTGTTCAATGTCGGTGCAGAGAGTCAGCTTGCTGCCGGCGGGTTCCTTGCTGCTATCGCAGGGCTGATTCTGTCGCCCGTGATTCCGGGAGCCATCGCCATACCCCTGTGCATGCTCGCTGCTGCCTTGGGCGGCGGCATCGTCGGAGCCATTCCCGGTTTTCTCCGCGTGAGATTCGGGGCGCACGAAGTGATCGTGACAATCATGCTCAACTTCGTGATCCTCGCGCTTCTCAACTGGATCGTGGCGACTCGCCTGCACGTTCCGGAAACGCTGCACACCCCCGAAATCCATGCCGGATCCATTCCGCGGCTCGACGAGCTCATTTCGGCATTCCACGGCTCGGCCGCGAATCTCACGATAATCGTGGCGATTCTCGCCGCGGTGGTCGTCTCGTTTTTCCTGTTTCGTACGCGCCACGGGTATGAGCTCCGCGCAGTGGGCCTTCAGCCCGACGCGGCTGAATACGGCGGAGTGAATGTCGGCGGCGTGTGGTTCCGCGCGCTCACGCTCTCCGGAGCGATCGCAGGATTGGGTGGAATCAATTACGTCCTCGGCTACAAGCACTACTACGAGGATGGATTCGCGGGCGGCTCCGGGTTCCTTGGCATCGCGGTCGCACTCGTCGGAAGAAACCACCCGCTCGGTGTGATTCTCGCCGCTCTATTCTTTGCGACACTCTCCCAGGGCGGGCTGGCAATCCACGCCGTTGTCCCGAAGCAGATGGTGGAAGTGCTTCAGGGTGTCGTGATTCTCGCCGTCGCGATGTCTGTCCCTGAAGTGCGGCGTGCACTTCAGCAGGCTCGAAAACCAGCGCGCGCATGA
- a CDS encoding ABC transporter ATP-binding protein gives MTASPGSEAEQAERTQPAIRMAGIDKFFGPVRANRGATLEVMPGEIHALVGENGAGKSTLMRILGGLMKPDAGTLEVNGRDVTGWSTNDAIAAGIGVVHQHFMLVPTLTVAENIVLGEEPVKNGMFDYARAVAEVESLSRETGLAVSADRKVSELSVGEAQRVEIVKTLFRGAKILVLDEPTAVLSPPEVKELWAVLRRLRDGGGTIVLITHRLDEVMDLSDTITVMRAGGTIARLQTSATSPAEIARAMVGREVSLMSRQNDALTVASHPEAATAAEAHATAGYSAALEVKDLVVIGPRETRAIDGITFAVQPGEIFGIAGVEGNGQTELIEAIAGLRKPESGQIRIAGHDVTKADVAERRTAGLSHIPEDRHRRGLILDYSIADNLLLGLQDKFASKGRLDVERIEQNSKAQIESFDIRPPAGELPARALSGGNQQKVVIAREMGHAFTVLLASQPTRGVDVGAIEFIHERLRQARAENKAVLLVSAELNEVLALADRVAVMYRGRFATVVPAAQASEEVLGEYMIGTRTESAA, from the coding sequence ATGACGGCGAGTCCCGGCAGCGAAGCCGAACAGGCGGAGCGAACGCAACCCGCCATTCGGATGGCGGGGATAGACAAGTTCTTTGGACCCGTACGTGCGAATCGCGGCGCGACTCTCGAAGTCATGCCGGGCGAGATACACGCGCTCGTCGGGGAGAACGGCGCCGGCAAGTCGACATTGATGCGCATCCTCGGTGGCTTGATGAAGCCCGATGCGGGGACGCTCGAGGTGAACGGACGCGACGTCACCGGCTGGTCGACCAACGATGCGATTGCCGCCGGAATCGGTGTCGTGCACCAGCACTTCATGCTCGTGCCAACGCTCACTGTCGCCGAGAATATCGTGCTCGGCGAAGAGCCCGTGAAAAACGGAATGTTCGACTACGCCCGTGCCGTGGCGGAGGTCGAGTCGTTGAGCAGGGAAACGGGGCTCGCCGTCTCTGCTGACCGGAAAGTTTCCGAGCTCTCAGTCGGTGAAGCTCAGCGAGTCGAGATCGTCAAGACGCTTTTTCGCGGCGCCAAGATACTCGTACTCGATGAGCCTACAGCGGTTCTTTCCCCGCCCGAGGTCAAGGAGCTATGGGCGGTGCTCCGGCGGCTTCGTGACGGCGGCGGCACGATCGTTCTCATCACACATCGTCTCGACGAGGTGATGGATCTCTCGGATACGATCACCGTGATGCGAGCGGGCGGGACAATCGCTCGACTTCAGACTTCGGCAACCAGTCCCGCTGAGATCGCCCGGGCGATGGTGGGCCGCGAAGTTTCCCTGATGTCGCGGCAGAATGACGCCCTTACCGTCGCATCACATCCCGAAGCGGCCACGGCTGCCGAAGCTCATGCAACCGCCGGCTACAGCGCCGCTCTCGAAGTGAAGGACCTCGTAGTAATTGGTCCCCGCGAGACGCGCGCTATCGATGGGATCACGTTCGCGGTGCAGCCAGGCGAGATCTTCGGCATTGCCGGCGTGGAAGGAAACGGCCAGACCGAGCTGATCGAAGCGATTGCCGGTCTGCGGAAACCTGAATCCGGCCAGATTCGGATCGCCGGCCATGATGTGACGAAGGCAGATGTCGCCGAGCGACGAACAGCCGGCCTCTCGCACATTCCCGAAGATCGCCATCGCCGCGGCTTGATTCTCGATTACTCCATCGCGGACAATCTTCTGCTTGGACTGCAGGACAAGTTCGCGTCGAAGGGAAGACTCGACGTCGAGCGCATCGAGCAGAACTCCAAGGCTCAGATAGAGTCGTTCGACATTCGCCCTCCGGCGGGCGAGCTCCCTGCTCGGGCGCTGTCAGGCGGAAACCAGCAGAAGGTCGTGATCGCGCGCGAGATGGGTCATGCGTTCACCGTATTGCTCGCGTCACAGCCGACGCGTGGCGTGGACGTGGGTGCAATCGAGTTCATCCATGAGCGATTGCGTCAGGCACGCGCCGAAAACAAGGCAGTTCTCCTCGTATCGGCGGAGCTCAATGAAGTCCTTGCTCTCGCCGACCGCGTTGCGGTGATGTACCGGGGACGCTTCGCGACAGTCGTACCTGCTGCGCAGGCATCGGAGGAAGTCCTCGGCGAATACATGATCGGGACGAGAACCGAATCAGCGGCATGA
- a CDS encoding BMP family ABC transporter substrate-binding protein produces MRKLIIVAAALLAVHIALLFAGRGGAVSATRAGGADVGIVLDVGGRGDKSFNDGAYAGADSASKTIGTNIRFIEPGEGSDREAGLRLLAAEGMDLVIGVGFIFSDDITILAKEYPAVQFACVDYALAVDKAGNVIPPPANLAALKFREEEGSFLVGALAALVGKSKKVGFVGGMDIPLIHKFEAGYRAGVRHVCPDCEVIAQYAGVTPEAFKNPGKGKELALSQYQSGVNVIFHASGSTGHGVFEAARVTNKLAIGVDADQNDEAPGHVLTSMVKGVNAAVFDAIQRVQSGTFEGGIYSFGLKEGGVGYVYDDRNKPLIPDSAHTRVEQLKQEIIAGRIKVPSTR; encoded by the coding sequence ATGCGGAAACTCATCATCGTCGCCGCGGCGTTACTCGCGGTGCATATCGCACTGCTGTTTGCCGGCCGCGGCGGCGCTGTGAGCGCGACCAGAGCGGGTGGCGCCGACGTTGGAATCGTGCTCGACGTCGGTGGCCGGGGCGACAAGTCCTTCAACGACGGCGCCTACGCCGGCGCCGACAGCGCCTCGAAAACTATCGGCACCAACATCCGGTTCATCGAGCCGGGTGAAGGCTCCGACCGCGAGGCAGGCCTACGGCTCCTCGCCGCTGAGGGGATGGACCTCGTCATCGGGGTCGGTTTCATCTTCTCCGACGACATCACGATTCTCGCAAAGGAGTATCCCGCCGTTCAATTCGCCTGTGTGGACTACGCGCTGGCTGTGGACAAAGCGGGCAATGTCATTCCTCCTCCTGCCAATCTCGCCGCGCTCAAGTTTCGTGAGGAAGAAGGCTCGTTCCTCGTTGGCGCCCTTGCCGCGCTCGTAGGCAAGTCGAAAAAGGTCGGCTTCGTGGGCGGAATGGACATTCCCCTCATCCACAAGTTTGAGGCGGGGTATCGCGCAGGCGTCAGGCACGTCTGCCCGGATTGCGAGGTCATCGCTCAATACGCCGGAGTCACTCCCGAAGCATTCAAGAACCCCGGTAAAGGCAAGGAGCTCGCGCTGAGCCAGTACCAGTCGGGCGTGAACGTCATCTTCCACGCCTCGGGATCCACCGGGCATGGCGTCTTCGAGGCTGCCCGCGTGACGAACAAGCTCGCCATCGGCGTGGACGCCGACCAGAACGACGAAGCGCCGGGTCATGTCCTTACCTCGATGGTCAAGGGAGTCAACGCGGCCGTCTTCGACGCCATTCAGCGCGTGCAGTCCGGAACCTTCGAGGGCGGCATCTACTCCTTCGGTCTGAAGGAAGGAGGCGTTGGCTACGTCTACGACGATCGCAACAAGCCCCTCATCCCCGACAGCGCGCACACACGTGTGGAGCAGCTGAAGCAGGAGATCATCGCCGGCCGTATCAAGGTTCCGAGCACGAGATGA